A window of the Gimesia sp. genome harbors these coding sequences:
- a CDS encoding helix-turn-helix transcriptional regulator, which translates to MAKRAEILVRFGQRVRELRKEQGYSQENFAYACELDRTYVGGIERGERNLSLRNIERIAETLGISLAELMEGV; encoded by the coding sequence ATGGCAAAACGAGCAGAAATACTGGTGAGATTTGGACAGCGGGTCCGGGAACTGCGCAAAGAACAAGGTTACTCACAGGAGAATTTTGCCTACGCTTGTGAGCTGGATCGGACCTACGTCGGCGGGATCGAACGGGGAGAGAGGAATCTGTCTCTACGGAATATCGAGCGGATTGCCGAGACACTCGGCATCAGCCTGGCCGAGCTGATGGAGGGGGTTTGA